The Montipora foliosa isolate CH-2021 chromosome 1, ASM3666993v2, whole genome shotgun sequence genome has a window encoding:
- the LOC137972525 gene encoding uncharacterized protein, which yields MGRRKFIGGQFSSKYQPAKKLKSEEKPDENSCSVGGQDSAAATPESVFLKFASELARIDKLSRECKRLTSENAGLKRTIQTLRKSIVFLRRRNSDLKKETLTLQKQVTKQDKLLKTTSLKKNDTIKKLRGAKSVATKLKNQLKQKGDVLNSYSLVDTFAHGKNGANHRSVMFMACIRYLQHACLLSNQKAPIALHLIFSILFNCSPPKNLIVSPTTLSDWNVLLGEADKLILCKRFANSKYDFHVWSDDSNKGGEERHIVGVHTWCHETNKPRAYVLANSIVASGSGKHQSDVDFHIVHDTFGISNVSGLVGDNASTQKGKSNGLIANNSKLFGREMFFVGCYPHILNIMLRRMCQAGFGAKGDMNNNHILQLLYKISWLHHERPSQYKAMYVSLGILSKEPPLPQSFIDTRWTYYHEMLQWYLKYGKACLQLAERILERMPKSDNHSSVWQNVIKLSSCPMIQVQIKFLFEFFDKFIIPSLNSSQASDEELDFSSGYLARLWPATVLKHNETLSQMLLCPSLYFPLTEEQVQLSLKDPAAIKHFYQEVQRPMLQEALKVIKEHGAEWLSFPKLFGMGADQRFQSPFWSSVLKVLDIQFVSTESNQGNASENNVKVYGQDLQRLVSKDRNGLVKWANIWQLQKPQLLTEIKAMATSPESCLINKDTTPHLFEFYAKHIFSIPVNNVIAERQFNLSQIYLHDNLSELSKQASVTFVENTIHSGKTNGRTTETARQTHEQRMNDYGQLLTTELLQEARKKLNNIRKGSAVSAPLRGKDVYPKAWEEKKLNKDTSLTIQSLKAEGRKLELQWKASTKGTINLEEQRSFRPTTIGWRRDTGQVPPLMHLAALTVWDYGEELSTHDLPVECQKCIKNLPRIFPTSSVNSVSTLDVPMDMSITSVPVHEE from the exons ATGGGGCGAAGAAAATTTATCGGCGGGCAGTTTTCTAGTAAATATCAGCCAGCGAAGAAACTaaaatcagaagagaaaccagACGAAAACAGTTGTAGTGTTGGTGGTCAGGATTCAGCGGCAGCAACTCCGGAAAGTGTTTTTCTCAAGTTTGCAAGCGAGCTTGCAAGGATCGACAAACTCTCTCGTGAATGTAAACGACTAACATCAGAAAATGCAGGACTCAAAAGGACAATCCAAACGCTTCGAAAAAGTATAG TATTTCTGCGAAGAAGGAACAGTGATTTGAAGAAAGAGACTCTGACCCTACAAAAACAAGTTACAAAGCAAGACAAATTGTTGAAGACCACATCCTTGAAGAAAAACGACACAATAAAAAAACTAAGGGGGGCAAAATCTGTtgcaacaaaactgaaaaaccaactcAAACAAAAAGGAGATGTTTTAAACAGTTATTCTCTTGTGGATACATTTGCCCATGGCAAAAATGGAGCAAATCATAGGAGTGTAATGTTCATGGCTTGCATTAGATATTTACAACATGCATGTCTTTTATCTAACCAAAAGGCACCAATTGCATTACATTTAATTTTCAGTATTTTGTTTAATTGTAGTCCCCCAAAAAATCTGATTGTTTCCCCAACTACTTTGTCAGATTGGAATGTTCTTTTAGGGGAGGCAGACAAATTAATTCTGTGTAAAAGATTTGCAAACAGCAAATatgattttcatgtttggaGTGATGACTCTAACAAAGGAGGGGAGGAAAGGCACATTGTGGGGGTGCACACATGGTGCCATGAAACTAACAAGCCAAGGGCTTATGTTCTTGCTAACAGCATTGTAGCTAGTGGGTCAGGAAAACACCAGTCAGATGTCGATTTCCACATTGTTCATGACACATTTGGCATATCAAATGTCTCAGGGTTAGTTGGGGACAATGCCTCTACCCAAAAGGGTAAATCAAATGGATTGATTGCAAACAACTCCAAACTGTTTGGCAGGGAAATGTTTTTTGTGGGCTGTTACCCACACATACTTAATATAATGTTGCGAAGAATGTGCCAGGCTGGGTTTGGGGCAAAGGGTGATATGAACAACAACCACATATTGCAATTATTATACAAGATATCCTGGCTCCACCATGAACGCCCAAGTCAGTACAAGGCAATGTATGTTTCACTGGGAATTTTAAGTAAAGAGCCACCCCTTCCACAGTCCTTTATTGACACAAGGTGGACATATTACCATGAGATGCTACAATGGTATTTAAAGTATGGAAAAGCCTGTCTTCAGCTTGCAGAGCGTATACTAGAAAGGATGCCAAAGTCAGATAACCACTCATCAGTCTGGCAAAATGTCATCAAGCTGAGCTCCTGCCCAATgatccaagtgcaaattaaattcttatttgaattttttgacAAGTTCATTATCCCATCTCTTAATTCATCACAAGCAAGTGACGAGGAACTTGATTTTTCCAGTGGATATCTGGCACGACTATGGCCTGCAACTGTTCTCAAGCACAATGAAACACTCAGTCAAATGTTACTGTGTCCATCACTGTATTTTCCTTTAACAGAAGAGCAAGtgcaattatctttgaaagatcCAGCCGCTATTAAACACTTTTACCAGGAAGTGCAGAGGCCCATGTTGCAAGAAGCCCTGAAAGTAATTAAAGAACATGGTGCTGAGTGGTTATCCTTTCCCAAGCTGTTTGGAATGGGAGCTGATCAAAGATTCCAAAGTCCATTCTGGTCATCTGTTTTGAAGGTCCTTGACATACAATTTGTATCCACTGAAAGCAATCAAGGAAATGCATCTGAAAACAATGTAAAAGTTTATGGACAGGATCTTCAGAGATTGGTGTCTAAGGACAGAAATGGGCTGGTTAAATGGGCCAATATTTGGCAGCTGCAGAAACCTCAACTTCTAACTGAGATTAAAGCAATGGCAACATCACCTGAAAGCTGTCTTATTAACAAAGACACCACACCACACCTTTTTGAATTTTATGCCAAGCACATTTTTAGCATTCCTGTGAACAATGTCATTGCTGAAAGACAGTTTAATCTATCCCAAATTTATCTTCATGACAACCTGTCAGAACTATCAAAACAGGCCTCTGTAACATTTGTGGAGAACACTATTCACAGTGGTAAAACTAATGGTAGGACCACTGAGACAGCAAGGCAGACACATGAACAGAGAATGAATGACTATGGGCAACTACTGACCACAGAGCTTCTCCAAGAGGCAAGAAAAAAGCTCAACAACATCAGAAAAGGTAGTGCAGTCAGTGCCCCACTTAGAGGAAAGGATGTCTATCCTAAAGCGTGGGAGGAAAAGAAACTGAACAAAGACACATCACTGACAATCCAGTCTCTTAAAGCTGAAGGTCGTAAGCTTGAACTTCAGTGGAAAGCTTCGACAAAAGGAACTATAAATTTAGAAGAACAGAGGTCATTCAGGCCTACAACAATTGGATGGCGTAGAGACACTGGACAGGTGCCACCTCTAATGCACCTTGCAGCACTTACGGTGTGGGATTATGGTGAGGAGCTTTCAACACATGACTTACCAGTTGAATGCCAGAAGTGCATCAAAAATCTTCCGCGTATCTTCCCAACCTCATCAGTTAATTCTGTGTCCACTTTGGATGTCCCCATGGATATGTCCATAACATCTGTCCCTGTTCATGAAGAATAA